One Spirochaetota bacterium genomic region harbors:
- a CDS encoding transglycosylase domain-containing protein, translating to MVQDLKMMYGRLKRWSNTTDYYLESLNYKWAFTKKIIKAAIALHIVFFLGMGALLLYYSNHNPYTTPLMAYRLYVDGYTVKPVKFIPFKKIPDDIKKMVVSIEDYKFYKHNGIDIEAIKRAIVINYKVGYRMYGASTITQQLSRTLFLLPVKSIIRKYVELLISLEMEMILDKDRILELYLNYCELGKGVFGIKNASYYYFGRNIYQLSTDEKSRMLAILANPILFSPYDFKNSKLITNRYYILKFRYYTYNKYRNMLQYAYHN from the coding sequence ATGGTACAGGATTTAAAAATGATGTATGGGCGTTTAAAACGCTGGAGTAATACAACTGATTATTATTTGGAATCTTTGAACTATAAGTGGGCTTTCACAAAAAAAATTATTAAAGCGGCGATAGCTCTTCATATAGTCTTTTTTCTGGGTATGGGGGCTTTACTATTATATTATTCTAATCATAACCCCTATACAACACCGTTAATGGCATACCGGTTGTATGTTGATGGTTATACGGTAAAACCGGTAAAGTTCATACCATTTAAGAAAATCCCTGATGACATTAAAAAGATGGTTGTCTCAATAGAAGATTATAAATTTTATAAACATAATGGTATTGATATTGAAGCAATCAAACGGGCGATAGTAATTAATTATAAAGTTGGATATAGAATGTATGGAGCCAGCACTATAACCCAGCAACTATCGCGCACTCTTTTTCTACTGCCAGTTAAATCAATTATCAGAAAATATGTTGAACTTTTGATTTCATTGGAAATGGAAATGATTCTGGATAAGGATAGGATACTTGAATTATATCTTAACTATTGTGAATTAGGTAAGGGAGTATTTGGAATTAAAAATGCTTCATATTACTATTTTGGAAGAAATATATATCAGCTAAGCACTGATGAAAAATCCAGGATGTTAGCAATTTTAGCAAATCCTATACTTTTTTCGCCATATGATTTTAAAAATTCAAAACTCATCACAAACCGTTACTATATATTAAAGTTCAGGTATTATACATATAATAAATATAGAAACATGTTGCAGTATGCATATCATAATTAA
- a CDS encoding BamA/TamA family outer membrane protein, which translates to MSIIVIMNRSIIRKSTKISLCIILFLLCIYFSSNLYAKTDIKDTVTGEPLQDIVVISQNDWLIIPHLYYKPETQFAYGVVFLTYFQDIIMSIPPIKLRPTTLAITFTHTQNDQFIFQVFPEFYFFRDKYHIKNEFQYMNYPDKFYGIGQDTLEEDKEAYTSRIFSFKNIIERAFIPGFYIGLLYHIDVRKTTQAQDGGLIDSNILPGADKGLVSGLGFTLNYDNRDDILFTRDGSYANFTITQYSKYIKSDFDYINVTFDYRFFEPFWFSHVLALQFFSGYIHGQAPFYLLSQMGGAKLMRGLYEGRYRDRNVVVVQAEYRFPLFWRFIGCGFAGAGEVAPAIRDFNKECIVYTWGGGLRFKLKKDQTLNARLDIGFSKNFTGVYVTIGEAI; encoded by the coding sequence ATGTCTATAATAGTAATTATGAATAGATCTATCATAAGAAAATCCACGAAAATCAGTTTATGTATAATACTGTTTTTATTATGTATTTATTTTTCATCTAATTTGTATGCAAAAACTGACATAAAAGATACTGTAACAGGTGAGCCATTACAGGATATAGTTGTCATAAGCCAGAATGACTGGTTGATAATACCACATCTTTATTATAAACCTGAAACACAGTTTGCCTATGGTGTCGTATTTTTGACATACTTTCAGGATATAATAATGAGTATACCACCAATAAAATTGCGTCCAACAACATTGGCAATAACATTTACCCATACACAAAATGATCAGTTTATATTTCAGGTTTTTCCTGAGTTCTATTTTTTTAGAGACAAATATCATATCAAGAATGAATTCCAGTATATGAATTATCCCGATAAATTTTATGGAATTGGCCAGGATACTTTAGAAGAGGACAAAGAAGCCTATACATCCAGGATATTTTCATTTAAAAATATTATTGAGCGTGCATTTATTCCTGGATTTTATATTGGCTTGTTGTATCACATAGATGTAAGAAAAACAACACAGGCTCAAGATGGTGGACTCATTGACTCAAATATATTACCAGGGGCAGATAAAGGGCTTGTTTCCGGTCTTGGATTTACCTTAAATTATGACAATCGTGATGACATCTTGTTTACGCGTGATGGTTCGTATGCTAATTTTACCATTACACAGTATTCAAAATATATCAAAAGTGATTTTGATTATATTAATGTAACCTTTGATTATCGTTTCTTTGAACCTTTCTGGTTTTCGCATGTTTTGGCTTTGCAATTTTTTTCGGGTTATATACACGGTCAGGCTCCTTTTTATTTATTGTCACAAATGGGAGGAGCAAAGCTTATGCGAGGTTTGTATGAAGGTAGATACAGGGACCGCAATGTCGTTGTTGTACAGGCAGAGTATAGATTCCCTTTATTCTGGAGGTTTATTGGGTGTGGTTTTGCTGGTGCTGGAGAAGTTGCTCCGGCTATACGTGATTTTAACAAAGAATGCATCGTCTATACCTGGGGTGGAGGTTTGCGATTTAAGTTAAAGAAAGATCAAACTCTTAATGCACGCCTGGATATAGGATTTAGTAAAAACTTTACTGGTGTTTATGTGACAATAGGTGAAGCTATATAA
- a CDS encoding glycoside hydrolase family 36 protein: MEWIVSKSKKELKIQLKKPDVLFEGWKIQYIYRLQNQTIHKIHSLPVTALGKKKTTCIINDDTIRITVVISDEEDHLAIKYTIDNLSDEDISLDKIITSIGRFSIPKTENYRVFKNGYQSWSLTSSYSLNDKEMASWLSCMNILQDNIRNLPSGKKGSFNSTMFTAIGSENSSFCVIGQGRQFNQYVYLNTLTVDNTIQLDIIHDFCNIIVSPSLKLRADLIYLITNKNINEAFDRYFALIRSQISLRRKIPKGWCSWYYYYTKVDEKSIYHNLHVLRSKGKRFDVFQIDDGYQTAIGDWLSINNKFPSGLAPIARKIRTMGMVPGIWLAPFIASRKSMLYQNHPDWFLHDSDGKPVVAGWNPNWDIFGYFYALDTTHPEYQEYIKGVINTFVHEWGFGYLKLDFVYAASLCGKAYDMTLTSAQRLKLGYSLIRDIAGDRVFILGCGAPLSASIGHVDGMRIGPDVAPYWMAKYRYYLTRDPHALCTKFAIRSILNRSQMNRFLWLNDPDCIMLRKTETKLSKEERMTLINAVIITGGMYFISDNLALLHNDDWKLIDTIDELSKICSLEKSYPVDIMEKEMPEIIYNSAGYIAFFNFSDSTRKKIVQLKGLLKTIMTPTSKLVDVWGNREIYMYSDHIDLGELKPHESILCKIK, encoded by the coding sequence ATGGAATGGATTGTATCGAAAAGTAAAAAAGAACTTAAAATACAATTAAAAAAGCCGGATGTACTTTTTGAAGGATGGAAAATACAATATATATACCGCTTACAAAATCAAACTATTCATAAGATTCACTCATTACCTGTAACAGCATTGGGTAAAAAGAAAACCACCTGTATCATCAATGATGATACTATACGAATTACTGTTGTTATATCAGATGAAGAAGATCATCTTGCTATAAAATATACTATAGACAACCTTTCCGATGAGGATATATCCTTAGATAAAATTATTACATCAATTGGCAGATTCTCCATTCCAAAAACTGAGAATTATCGTGTATTTAAAAATGGTTATCAGTCATGGAGTTTAACCAGTTCTTATTCATTGAATGATAAAGAAATGGCTAGCTGGCTTTCTTGCATGAATATCTTACAGGATAATATCAGAAATTTGCCTTCAGGAAAAAAAGGCTCTTTTAACAGTACCATGTTTACTGCTATTGGTTCAGAAAATTCATCATTTTGTGTGATAGGGCAGGGAAGGCAGTTTAATCAATATGTATATTTAAATACATTAACTGTCGACAACACTATACAGCTGGATATAATTCATGATTTTTGCAATATCATAGTAAGCCCTTCATTAAAATTAAGAGCTGATTTAATTTACTTAATTACCAATAAAAACATCAACGAAGCTTTTGATCGATATTTTGCACTCATTCGTTCTCAAATTTCATTACGAAGAAAAATACCTAAGGGGTGGTGTTCCTGGTACTATTACTATACAAAAGTGGATGAAAAAAGTATTTATCACAATCTTCATGTTTTAAGAAGTAAAGGAAAGCGGTTTGATGTTTTCCAGATAGATGATGGTTATCAAACAGCAATAGGTGACTGGCTATCTATAAATAATAAATTCCCCAGTGGTCTTGCTCCAATTGCCCGCAAGATCAGGACTATGGGGATGGTTCCGGGTATATGGCTTGCTCCCTTTATAGCTTCACGAAAATCAATGCTTTATCAAAATCATCCTGACTGGTTTCTTCATGATAGTGATGGGAAGCCAGTTGTTGCAGGATGGAATCCCAATTGGGATATATTTGGATATTTTTATGCTCTGGATACTACGCATCCTGAGTATCAGGAATACATAAAAGGGGTTATTAATACATTTGTCCATGAATGGGGATTTGGATATTTGAAATTAGATTTTGTGTATGCTGCTTCATTGTGCGGCAAGGCATATGATATGACTTTAACATCTGCTCAACGTTTGAAATTAGGATACTCCTTGATCAGGGATATTGCCGGTGATAGAGTGTTTATCCTGGGATGTGGTGCGCCTTTATCAGCATCAATAGGGCATGTTGATGGTATGCGTATTGGCCCTGACGTTGCTCCTTACTGGATGGCTAAATATCGTTACTATCTAACACGTGATCCACATGCATTATGCACTAAATTTGCAATACGAAGTATACTGAATCGATCTCAGATGAATAGGTTTTTATGGCTCAATGACCCTGATTGTATCATGTTGCGAAAAACAGAAACAAAACTTTCAAAAGAAGAAAGGATGACACTGATCAATGCGGTTATTATTACAGGTGGCATGTACTTTATTTCGGATAATTTGGCCTTATTGCACAATGATGATTGGAAGCTGATAGATACCATTGATGAATTGAGTAAGATTTGTAGTTTAGAAAAATCTTATCCAGTTGATATAATGGAAAAGGAGATGCCCGAAATTATATATAATTCAGCTGGTTATATTGCATTTTTCAATTTTTCCGATAGTACCAGGAAAAAGATAGTGCAACTTAAAGGATTATTAAAAACAATCATGACACCAACAAGTAAGCTTGTTGACGTTTGGGGTAACAGGGAAATTTATATGTATAGTGACCATATAGATTTAGGCGAGCTCAAGCCGCATGAATCCATTTTATGTAAGATTAAGTGA
- a CDS encoding citrate synthase, with protein MAMILAKTAEPIPINNTEAWMENILKKIEKLMLEHDAISPELIKKKDIKLGLRNPDGSGVVAGITSKGIVIGYEKIPNPDGTFTVKPVEGKLYYCGYDACELAQHIQEEGRYGFDEVTYLLLTGELPDKKDLERFEEVIADRRPLTKLERSIIMQEDVNYNQMYALHSVISHLSRCDPDPDSTDIKDVSRQCINIIAKAPVIIAYNYNVMKFRKGGDLFITKPNPEWSTAENFLYMLRGQRPDEYEAKLFDLALMLHAEHGGGNNSTFAVRTVTSSGANTYMALCAGVASLSGHLHGGANEAVMKMMKDIKQHVKDWEDDEEVEHYLKLMLEKKAHDKSGKIYGIGHAVYTKSDPRAIIFRQKAEEFARMKKNLDEFNLFAKVADIGSRLVQKYKGTVASPNVDFYSGLIYKMMGIPMELFTPIFAMARFSGWSAHRIEQIIHNKIIRPAYASSLDGYKEYIPLAKR; from the coding sequence ATGGCTATGATACTGGCAAAAACAGCAGAACCAATACCAATTAATAATACGGAGGCGTGGATGGAAAACATCTTAAAGAAGATTGAAAAGCTGATGCTGGAGCATGATGCAATTTCTCCAGAGTTGATTAAGAAAAAGGATATCAAATTAGGCCTCAGGAATCCGGATGGTTCAGGAGTTGTAGCCGGTATAACTTCTAAAGGGATAGTTATAGGGTATGAAAAAATTCCAAATCCTGATGGGACATTTACTGTTAAGCCAGTTGAGGGTAAGCTTTATTATTGTGGGTATGATGCCTGTGAATTAGCACAGCATATTCAGGAGGAAGGGAGATATGGATTTGATGAAGTAACCTATTTGCTGCTTACCGGTGAGTTGCCAGATAAAAAGGATCTTGAGCGATTTGAAGAAGTAATCGCTGACAGACGCCCATTGACTAAACTTGAACGCAGTATTATAATGCAGGAAGATGTTAACTATAATCAGATGTATGCTTTACATTCTGTCATTTCACATTTAAGCAGATGTGATCCAGATCCCGATTCAACAGATATAAAGGATGTAAGCAGACAGTGTATAAACATTATTGCTAAAGCTCCGGTAATCATTGCATATAATTATAATGTAATGAAATTCAGAAAAGGGGGTGATTTATTTATTACAAAGCCCAACCCTGAATGGAGTACTGCTGAAAACTTTTTATATATGTTGCGAGGCCAACGACCTGATGAATATGAAGCTAAACTTTTTGATTTAGCTCTCATGTTGCATGCAGAGCATGGTGGAGGCAATAACTCAACATTTGCTGTACGAACAGTGACTTCAAGTGGTGCCAATACCTATATGGCTTTATGTGCTGGTGTGGCTTCATTAAGCGGCCATTTACACGGTGGAGCAAACGAAGCAGTCATGAAAATGATGAAAGATATTAAGCAGCATGTTAAAGATTGGGAGGATGATGAAGAGGTAGAACATTATCTTAAGCTTATGCTTGAAAAGAAAGCTCATGACAAAAGTGGTAAAATATATGGTATAGGTCATGCGGTCTATACAAAATCTGATCCACGTGCAATTATTTTCAGGCAAAAAGCAGAAGAATTTGCAAGGATGAAAAAGAATTTAGATGAATTCAATCTCTTTGCAAAAGTTGCAGATATTGGTTCACGCTTAGTACAGAAATATAAAGGAACAGTTGCTTCACCAAATGTTGATTTTTATTCTGGCTTAATTTACAAAATGATGGGTATACCTATGGAACTGTTTACTCCTATTTTTGCAATGGCCAGGTTTAGTGGATGGTCAGCTCACAGGATAGAACAGATAATTCATAATAAAATAATACGGCCAGCGTATGCATCTTCTCTTGATGGCTATAAAGAGTATATCCCATTAGCAAAACGATAA
- a CDS encoding amino acid permease, which yields MHNINNKNFTEETNLTRGLGLPSAVSIVISRIIGSGIFRTPGPIMALVGSTLLFGSVWIIGAVITIFAAVCYAELVAMMPRSGGPYIYLKEAYGPLIAFLRGWAMFFVSETGAIAAVALVFAEYTQASLEISSGIYLSHAMVVIIALLIIVFHTIINCFGVKLSGVVQIIISSSKVIALGYIIIACFAKNGNVHNFYTPLLPEHFTFTHILGIGAALRYAFFAFSGWEGATYVAEEVKNPRKNLPMSLLIGIACVLILYMSANAAYLFQIPVDKFAISKWIAVDALQNALGAAGALLVAYAVMINTFGNVGTQVMVKARTWHAMAQDNLFFSWCAQVHDTYKTPNNAMVMQGVWACVLVIFASIYKNSYEAVIDYFSATGTIFNILTLTSVIVLRRKYPEAVRPFKTWGYPTTVILVVLFYVIYLIVTLITAFIPSLLGIVLTSTGLVYYWIKIKQ from the coding sequence ATGCATAACATCAATAATAAGAATTTTACTGAAGAAACAAATTTAACTCGGGGATTGGGGTTACCTTCAGCTGTTTCTATTGTAATAAGCCGTATTATTGGATCAGGCATCTTCAGAACACCCGGACCCATTATGGCTCTTGTGGGGTCAACACTGCTTTTTGGAAGCGTCTGGATTATTGGTGCAGTTATTACAATTTTTGCTGCAGTGTGTTATGCTGAACTGGTAGCAATGATGCCACGGTCTGGTGGTCCCTATATATATTTAAAAGAAGCATATGGCCCTTTGATTGCATTTTTACGTGGGTGGGCAATGTTCTTTGTATCTGAAACAGGAGCTATTGCTGCTGTGGCATTGGTCTTTGCCGAATATACTCAGGCTTCCCTTGAAATTTCTTCAGGGATATATCTATCTCATGCTATGGTTGTTATCATTGCATTACTTATAATAGTGTTTCATACCATTATTAATTGTTTTGGTGTTAAGCTCAGTGGCGTTGTACAAATTATTATCAGTTCATCAAAAGTCATTGCGCTTGGTTACATTATAATAGCGTGTTTTGCAAAAAATGGTAATGTTCATAATTTCTATACACCACTTTTGCCAGAGCATTTTACGTTTACTCATATTCTGGGAATTGGAGCTGCTCTCAGGTATGCATTTTTTGCATTCAGTGGCTGGGAAGGGGCAACGTATGTTGCCGAAGAGGTAAAGAATCCCAGAAAAAACCTGCCAATGTCGTTACTGATTGGTATCGCGTGTGTTTTGATTCTTTATATGAGTGCTAATGCAGCGTATCTGTTTCAGATACCGGTAGATAAATTTGCAATTTCAAAATGGATAGCGGTTGATGCTTTGCAAAATGCTCTTGGTGCAGCAGGGGCACTGCTTGTTGCATATGCAGTAATGATTAATACATTTGGCAATGTTGGTACTCAGGTAATGGTAAAAGCGCGGACATGGCACGCCATGGCACAGGATAATTTATTTTTTTCATGGTGTGCACAGGTTCATGATACCTATAAAACACCTAATAATGCAATGGTTATGCAGGGTGTTTGGGCATGTGTACTGGTAATTTTTGCATCGATATATAAAAATTCTTATGAAGCAGTCATTGATTATTTTTCGGCAACAGGAACCATTTTTAATATATTGACTTTAACAAGTGTTATTGTTTTACGTAGAAAATACCCTGAGGCTGTAAGGCCATTTAAGACATGGGGATATCCTACCACTGTAATTCTGGTAGTTTTATTTTATGTAATATATTTAATAGTTACACTGATTACTGCATTTATTCCTTCACTGTTAGGGATAGTGTTAACCTCTACAGGATTAGTATACTACTGGATTAAAATAAAACAGTAG
- a CDS encoding SMP-30/gluconolactonase/LRE family protein, translating to MKKSTITIIVLILIVIVFVIKTLYDAGEFKTITPFSNYSCKPVGSIPGPEDIVVDYNSGIAYISSDDRRAFARGQNINGAIFSYNTKTKVLNKMKSDFPFEFHPHGIDLIKITKDKLLLYVVNHRTNGHYIEKFLVKENNLKYIQSIEDHNLMFSPNDCAMVAEDIFYVTNDHGNKSSFGKALEEYLQLSNSYVLFYDGKKFNIKAQHIKYANGVTLSPDRSKLFVASPVGKCIKAYAIEKDYNLTFLYDIQCNTGVDNITFDRQGMLWAGCHPKLLTFVKHSKNEKAIAPSEIIKIIFTDNGYKKEIEFLDDGKLIQSSTVGVRYNSSLLIGSVFDNHILDCSSK from the coding sequence ATGAAAAAGTCAACTATAACAATTATTGTATTAATTCTTATAGTTATAGTCTTTGTAATCAAAACATTATATGATGCGGGTGAATTTAAAACAATAACCCCATTTTCAAATTATTCATGTAAACCAGTTGGTTCTATACCGGGGCCTGAAGATATCGTTGTAGATTATAATTCCGGGATTGCATACATTTCTTCTGATGACCGCAGAGCATTTGCTCGTGGGCAGAATATAAATGGGGCAATATTTTCGTACAATACAAAAACAAAAGTTCTCAATAAAATGAAATCTGATTTTCCTTTTGAGTTTCATCCCCATGGTATTGATTTAATTAAAATTACAAAAGATAAGCTGTTACTGTATGTGGTGAATCATCGTACTAATGGTCATTATATTGAAAAATTTCTTGTTAAAGAAAACAATCTGAAATATATACAATCCATTGAGGATCATAATCTTATGTTTTCACCCAACGATTGTGCCATGGTAGCAGAAGATATATTCTACGTTACCAATGATCATGGCAACAAATCATCATTTGGCAAGGCTCTGGAGGAATATCTCCAGCTATCCAATTCGTATGTATTGTTTTATGATGGGAAAAAATTTAACATAAAAGCTCAACATATTAAATATGCTAATGGTGTAACATTAAGCCCTGACAGGTCAAAGTTATTTGTTGCTTCGCCTGTAGGTAAGTGTATAAAAGCATATGCTATTGAAAAAGATTATAATTTAACGTTTTTATATGATATACAATGCAATACAGGTGTTGATAATATAACGTTTGACAGACAGGGAATGTTATGGGCAGGTTGCCATCCAAAATTATTAACATTTGTAAAACATTCAAAAAATGAAAAGGCAATTGCCCCATCCGAAATAATTAAAATTATTTTTACTGATAATGGCTACAAAAAAGAAATAGAATTCCTGGATGATGGTAAATTAATTCAATCTTCTACTGTGGGTGTGCGATACAATTCATCACTGCTGATTGGTTCCGTATTTGATAATCACATTCTTGATTGCTCATCAAAATAG
- a CDS encoding NAD(P)/FAD-dependent oxidoreductase, with translation MYDVIIIGAGNAGLSAAATLARKGVKILLIEKHNIPGGCATSFCRGRFEFEVSLHQLSGLGTPERPGPLRSVLDSIGVLNKLEFVEMEKLYRVVLPGVIDVTLPTNKEELIKVLQDKFPKEKDAIKKFFDFVWQFFTEVIGAFYLNDPDINPKKYPLYYKYALKDTQSVLDEYFNDPLLKAVISPYWTYMGLPPSKLCFSDMAALLFSYVEFKPYHIKGGSQMLSNAMLEVVYENGGEVLFNTEVEKILVKNNKACGVRTAAGQQFESKYVLSNASAISTFVDMMDDGENQKILDQYKGSSVGTSFFTIYCGLDCEYHEVGINEETNFISNTTNMDFDYELSKTLETDQSSFILTCYNVFDNEMVPKGTSQVVLVTMKYAEPWLKVPPHQYNDEKCRCAEAMLKNAEKVFPGLISHIEEMEIATPITHMRYLGHPGGGAYGFDQYVKDSTLFVSPKPPVDGLYCAGSWYGSAGYQPTLTSGHSAARAILKEMRNK, from the coding sequence ATGTATGATGTAATAATTATTGGTGCAGGAAATGCGGGTTTATCTGCAGCTGCTACTCTTGCCCGAAAAGGAGTTAAAATCCTTTTAATAGAAAAGCACAACATTCCCGGCGGGTGTGCAACAAGCTTTTGCCGGGGTAGATTTGAGTTTGAAGTCTCGCTTCATCAGTTAAGCGGGTTGGGTACTCCTGAACGGCCAGGACCACTAAGAAGTGTACTGGATAGCATTGGTGTGCTGAATAAACTGGAATTTGTTGAAATGGAAAAACTTTACCGGGTTGTGTTACCTGGTGTTATCGATGTAACTTTGCCCACAAATAAAGAAGAACTGATTAAAGTGTTGCAGGACAAGTTCCCTAAAGAAAAGGATGCAATAAAGAAGTTTTTTGATTTTGTATGGCAGTTTTTCACTGAAGTTATTGGTGCATTTTACTTAAATGACCCAGATATTAATCCAAAAAAATATCCCTTATATTACAAATATGCTTTAAAAGATACTCAATCAGTACTTGATGAATATTTTAATGATCCGTTACTAAAAGCAGTCATAAGCCCATACTGGACATACATGGGACTGCCACCTTCCAAACTTTGTTTCAGTGATATGGCAGCATTGCTCTTTTCATATGTAGAGTTTAAACCATATCATATTAAAGGCGGTTCGCAGATGCTGTCAAATGCAATGCTGGAAGTGGTATATGAAAATGGCGGAGAGGTATTGTTCAATACTGAAGTTGAAAAAATATTGGTTAAAAACAATAAGGCTTGTGGCGTTAGGACAGCTGCTGGTCAGCAGTTTGAATCTAAGTATGTGCTGTCCAATGCTTCAGCAATAAGCACATTTGTAGATATGATGGATGATGGGGAAAATCAGAAAATTCTGGATCAATATAAAGGAAGCAGCGTGGGGACATCGTTCTTTACCATATATTGCGGTCTGGATTGTGAGTATCATGAAGTTGGCATTAATGAAGAAACAAATTTTATCAGCAACACCACAAATATGGATTTTGATTATGAACTATCGAAAACACTTGAAACTGATCAAAGTTCATTCATATTAACCTGTTATAATGTTTTTGACAATGAAATGGTGCCAAAAGGGACATCGCAGGTTGTATTGGTTACCATGAAGTATGCCGAACCATGGCTGAAAGTGCCTCCCCATCAGTACAATGATGAAAAATGCCGATGTGCTGAAGCCATGCTGAAAAATGCAGAAAAAGTTTTCCCGGGACTTATTAGCCATATTGAAGAAATGGAGATAGCGACACCAATTACCCATATGCGCTATTTGGGACATCCAGGTGGCGGAGCGTACGGATTTGACCAGTATGTGAAAGACTCTACGTTGTTTGTTTCGCCAAAACCGCCTGTTGATGGGCTGTATTGTGCAGGCAGCTGGTATGGTTCTGCTGGTTATCAGCCAACACTCACTTCAGGGCATTCAGCTGCACGCGCTATCCTGAAAGAAATGAGAAATAAATAG
- a CDS encoding sulfurtransferase TusA family protein, translating into MAKNQSEKTVIDTRGYSCPISVALIAKTMNTVSDGSSVEIISDDPSMKKEIEQWCVESGNIMNTVVIDNSTARFEIIKGKGYKPQSLFDMIAFFLLGVRLHIHKIFVSLFRKDTTRCLITFVSVAEGMRAHYWLQNNYPELSYALLPVPNAITRHCGVVIGLSNLTLARELFNLLRSNDFKVEDIYIKRNYTYHPAQ; encoded by the coding sequence ATGGCTAAAAATCAAAGTGAAAAAACAGTTATAGATACCCGTGGATATAGTTGTCCCATATCTGTTGCATTGATTGCTAAAACTATGAATACCGTCAGTGATGGTTCATCTGTAGAGATTATTTCCGATGACCCTTCTATGAAGAAAGAGATAGAGCAATGGTGTGTTGAATCGGGTAATATCATGAACACCGTTGTCATTGATAATTCAACTGCCCGTTTTGAAATAATAAAAGGGAAAGGATATAAACCTCAATCATTATTTGATATGATTGCTTTTTTTCTATTAGGGGTACGATTGCATATTCACAAAATTTTTGTTTCTCTTTTCAGAAAAGATACTACCCGATGTTTAATCACATTTGTGTCAGTTGCCGAAGGAATGCGTGCACATTACTGGTTGCAGAACAATTATCCTGAATTATCATATGCGTTATTACCTGTTCCTAATGCTATAACCAGACATTGTGGAGTGGTAATTGGATTATCTAATCTTACGCTGGCAAGGGAGTTATTTAATTTATTGCGTTCTAATGATTTTAAGGTTGAAGATATATACATAAAGCGTAACTATACCTACCATCCTGCGCAATAA
- a CDS encoding kelch repeat-containing protein, whose protein sequence is MNFRILYKYGVTVLLITGLIVFATSLLIGFNEKESSFTRYLLHAPFSGRAGHTCTVFKGKLWLIGGWDGNNPYNDVWYSKEGLHWYNAGPMPFKPRAGHTAFVYNDKLYIVGGLTFDESRNIIDLNDVWATDDGISWQCVKETAEFMPRGGHACTVFKNTILLVGGIACGAEAFKSDDGISWHKVAGNLPFGSRGGHVLTSFNNKLWVIGGIRVDGNNNFTSFSDVWNSSDGIHWHKVASNMPFFAGGGHGAVVYKKSLWVIGGFRKGGTVYRSDNGKDWELFSSFTPMGERVSHSCTVFKDRIILIGGFDGTGFKNDVWAFKTLE, encoded by the coding sequence ATGAATTTTAGAATTTTATATAAATATGGTGTAACAGTACTATTAATTACAGGGCTGATTGTTTTTGCTACTTCACTGCTGATTGGTTTTAACGAAAAAGAATCAAGCTTTACCCGTTATCTTTTGCATGCACCATTTTCTGGCAGGGCAGGGCATACCTGCACTGTCTTCAAAGGGAAATTATGGCTTATAGGTGGATGGGACGGCAATAATCCGTATAACGATGTATGGTATTCTAAAGAGGGATTACACTGGTATAATGCCGGGCCAATGCCTTTTAAACCAAGGGCAGGACATACTGCATTTGTATATAATGATAAATTATATATTGTTGGTGGGCTTACATTTGATGAATCACGAAATATTATTGACCTGAATGACGTATGGGCAACAGATGATGGCATTAGCTGGCAGTGTGTAAAAGAAACGGCTGAATTTATGCCCCGTGGCGGACATGCATGTACAGTATTTAAAAACACTATTTTGCTGGTTGGAGGTATTGCCTGTGGCGCAGAAGCTTTCAAATCGGACGATGGTATTAGCTGGCATAAAGTAGCAGGAAATTTACCTTTTGGTTCACGTGGTGGACATGTTTTGACATCATTTAACAATAAATTATGGGTGATTGGCGGTATCCGTGTTGACGGAAACAATAATTTTACAAGCTTCAGCGATGTGTGGAATTCATCTGATGGAATTCACTGGCATAAAGTGGCAAGCAATATGCCTTTTTTTGCTGGCGGTGGCCATGGGGCAGTGGTGTATAAAAAATCATTGTGGGTTATTGGTGGATTCAGAAAAGGAGGCACTGTTTACAGGTCGGACAATGGGAAAGATTGGGAACTTTTTTCAAGCTTCACGCCAATGGGTGAGCGGGTTTCGCACAGTTGTACTGTTTTCAAAGACAGAATTATTTTAATAGGTGGTTTTGATGGTACAGGATTTAAAAATGATGTATGGGCGTTTAAAACGCTGGAGTAA